The following DNA comes from Syntrophales bacterium.
GCGGACAATTCATTTGCTACAAAAGCGGACAATTCATTTGTTCTTGACACCCCCCTTCTTTTATGGTTGCGTTGTTCGTAAGTATAGCAAGGAAAATATAAAAATCAAACTGCAAAAGAGCGGCACTTATGCAGACTTCATAACGCTATGTTTATTGCTTCAATCGGTCTTTTCCCGGAAGCCCTGAGTGCCGGGTATATTCCTGCCAAAAGCCCCATAACTATTGCGCCCAAAAAGCAGATTAAGAGTAAATCAGGGGTTATCATGACCAGCTTGCCGCTTGGCACATAGGGTAAAACCTTTCTTGCCAGATACTCCACAATGTTTGAGGCAAAAATCGCAATTATTGCACCGGCGATCCCTCCAGCCGCACAGATAAGAATGGTTTCCAACCAGATCAGTTTAAAAATATGGAATCGAGAAGCGCCCACGGCTTTCATTATCCCTATTTCCTGGGTACGTTCAAAGGTAGACATGAGAATGGTATTAATTACACCGATGACAGCTACAAATATAGCAATGAATGCCACCGACATAACCATAAGTCTTGCCCGGCCGATAAGGTTCAGGATTACCATTCTAACCTTAGACATACTGATCACTTGAATTTCCGGAGTTTTGAATATCTCCTCTTCAAATTCCGGATACCTATCCATATCTTTTAATCTTAGTCCCATCCCGGTAAGTTTTCCCTCTCTTTTAAAGATCCGTTGCAAGGTCTTTAAGGGGAGGAACATGATTCCATCATCCTGAGTGCCCACCCGCTCAAAGATACCCGCTACTGTAAGGACTTTATCGACACCCGGGATGAATATTTTATCACCCACCAGCCTCTGCTCCAGTTCTGCTGCCTCATAACCCATAATTACTTCATCTGCATTATTCCCTGAAAACCAACCTCCGGATTTGAATTTTATCCATGGCCTGAGGTCATGAAAGCTTTTCATTTCAATACCGAGGAAATAGCGAAAACCACCCCCTTCGGGCAGGTCAGGATCATGAACAACCTCGATTAACTGGGGTGTGATTTCGTCTACCAGAGGATTGCCGGCTATCTGAGAGAAAAGATTTTCAGTAATATATCTCAATCCACCACCCCCCTTAAGCATCATGGTTGCCGCCTCATAAGGACATCCTTTGGCGGTGACAATCACCTGGTAACCCATCCTTTCAATGTCTCTGTTAAGGGCTGTCTTATAGCCGGTGTTGAAACCCAAAAGACTCACCAGGACGGCTACCGCTATCCCCACACCAAGGATGGTAAGAATAGTTCTGATCCTTCTTCGTTTCAGGTTTTTATATGCCAAGGTTAAAAACCGCATGGTTATCTCCCCTAATTTTTTTCTCAGACAGTATTCGTTTTATTCTTTTCCCGGACAGTTGAGATTTTTCCGTCCAATAACTGGATTACTCTATCTGCTGTTTCCGCCAACTCCTGATTGTGAGTGACAACAACCACCGTAATATCCTTTTGATTAAGGTTTCTGAATAAATCAAAGATGTCTTTACCGGTCATGGAATCTAAGTTTCCGGTTGGTTCATCGGCAAAGATTATTTCTGGTTCGTTGATCAGTGCTCTGCCGATAGCCACCCTCTGCATCTCTCCTCCGCTGAGCTGGGACGGAAGGTGATCGGCTCTATCTTCTAATCCCACCGTTTTCAGAATCAATCCTATCTTTGAACTTTCTGTT
Coding sequences within:
- a CDS encoding ABC transporter permease, yielding MRFLTLAYKNLKRRRIRTILTILGVGIAVAVLVSLLGFNTGYKTALNRDIERMGYQVIVTAKGCPYEAATMMLKGGGGLRYITENLFSQIAGNPLVDEITPQLIEVVHDPDLPEGGGFRYFLGIEMKSFHDLRPWIKFKSGGWFSGNNADEVIMGYEAAELEQRLVGDKIFIPGVDKVLTVAGIFERVGTQDDGIMFLPLKTLQRIFKREGKLTGMGLRLKDMDRYPEFEEEIFKTPEIQVISMSKVRMVILNLIGRARLMVMSVAFIAIFVAVIGVINTILMSTFERTQEIGIMKAVGASRFHIFKLIWLETILICAAGGIAGAIIAIFASNIVEYLARKVLPYVPSGKLVMITPDLLLICFLGAIVMGLLAGIYPALRASGKRPIEAINIAL